In a genomic window of Anser cygnoides isolate HZ-2024a breed goose chromosome 26, Taihu_goose_T2T_genome, whole genome shotgun sequence:
- the HR gene encoding lysine-specific demethylase hairless isoform X1 produces the protein MASEARMGEAAPRWRRAPEAAQDPRGLESSAVPGVLPRSAATDPALGGYQEPPKLSYSPGLAADKGCPWRGSEGCVEPAGLPLGCPYPPAPQRLRDALCLPKDSAELPLLLAPRNGQPKEPPRWAEAVLAPLALYSHAYHRYPLPFPAADTQRPGKPRGDGDPPAFRSCPFLVEAKHSPFLLSSLLPPGPPPEPGFGGGGPEGPVGDGRFAGTDWRLGPFVPAWGAQPLYLGVPLRCKAAPGAFGESCSSGSKEFYPKKEPGFHLQAEDQEQLPGGGQPGHGGDGEGDTGVPQPPGAPWRDGRAGDLPAAPPPHPHTPPLSTAPPLLLPQPSVAAGGVWVGARPHAPHLPQCKPKDKRPAYQSLEPSSPPAPGGTDPRVDRHYPTAPPCPPGGGCGALGPFDASGPDGDGPLGGDGGRFPCPPSIHTKLKKTWLTRHSEQSVPRCKGGRRDGPEGAGEGKRSAKRPHGAADGHRGAAEGAGAAKRGAKATERPGGTEHQGGTEHLGGTRSGGVPAERTELGEGGPPVCAGQAGPEPWCLQSVPCTALPKSIPRCCACAARAAGSPGDEDEDEELAESTCRLLRFRRLAFGDGGELSVDGFCTVDEAEGEAAGLEAAEGRGRSSGSSLCLAKYLLSVLGGPFCAAVRRDRGAWLGAHGQPGGLTAWRRGEGAPRLCDACQRRCFNSHWSCAACGFQLCPECHRGRQQEDGHGTAARSLTGDPARPQRCAPGHDHDPAALVPTQFVPTRVLARLWQLLHEARAKFDVKWHCPCGVGDTEQGPAEPPGGRQEKMGSVAPPLVPSTNGETTARAIKEESPEGGPPGPPPPPPPRGAVQTATLCDLLASTAVKLCLGHNGVRMAFAPVAPPLPSDNRLTSILDSIIARVVERKIQERHAGCELSCPGPPGPPGTPGTPVSHCILAPGGLLWLQDPGHATNYRLFQEHWRQGQPVLVSGLEKRLDGRLWGPESFRPPGGEQEVEAVNLRAQQRRVRMGSGRFWDGFAASATCPVPEQGAGDVLKLESGFGDMQLCRATNLSSSLPLPEYCGPHGRLNLASYLRGERGRRWLRPRVCAAYGVHPQDGSVGTKNLTVEAADTISVLVHAAARHGREPLLHAEEDGMDELLQERLRGAGSRPGALWHIFRAEDAGRIQDFLRKVDQRRGGVAEDPPGLYLDPELRRRLREECGVSAWTLLQCLGDAVLVPAGAPHQVQNLTSTIAVEQRFLSPESAARLGDHGTGPPGAARWLRAQLDGMILAAVREAVGVLQGCR, from the exons ATGGCCAGCGAGGCGAGGATGGGGGAGGCCGCGCCGCGCTGGAGGAGAGCCCCGGAGGCAGCGCAGGACCCCCGGGGGCTGGAGAGCAGCGCGGTGCCGGGGGTCCTGCCCCGGAGCGCGGCCACCGACCCGGCCCTGGGGGGCTACCAGGAGCCCCCCAAGCTGAGCTACAGCCCTGGGCTGGCCGCGGACAAGGGCTGCCCCTGGAGGGGCTCCGAGGGCTGCGTGGAGCCGGCCGGCCTCCCGCTGGGCTGCCCCTAcccgccggccccgcagcgcctgcGGGACGCCCTGTGCCTCCCCAAGGACTCCGCCgagctgccgctgctgctggcgcCCAGGAACGGGCAGCCCAAGGAGCCCCCGCGGTGGGCTGAAGCCGTTTTGGCCCCCCTGGCTCTCTACAGCCATGCGTACCACCGCTACCCCCTGCCCTTCCCGGCCGCGGACACCCAGCGCCCCGGCAAGccccgcggggacggggaccccccGGCTTTCCGCAGCTGCCCCTTCCTGGTGGAGGCCAAGCACAGCCCCTTCCTCCTGTCCTCGctgctcccccccggccccccgccagAGCCCGGATTTGGTGGCGGGGGGCCGGAGGGTCCCGTGGGCGACGGGCGCTTCGCCGGCACCGACTGGCGCCTGGGTCCCTTCGTGCCGGCCTGGGGGGCGCAGCCCCTCTACCTGGGGGTCCCGCTGAGGTGCAAGGCGGCTCCGGGCGCCTTCGGTGAGAGCTGCAGCTCGGGGAGCAAG GAGTTTTACCCGAAGAAGGAGCCCGGCTTCCACCTCCAGGCCGAGGACCAGGAGCAGCTgccgggcggggggcagccAGGGCACGGCGGAGACggggagggggacacgggggtccCGCAGCCACCGGGTGCCCCGTGGAGGGATGGCAGAGCGGGGGACCTCCCGGCAGcaccccctcctcatcctcacaCCCCCCCGCTCAGCACCGCAccccccctgctcctcccacAGCCCAGCGTGGCCGCAGGGGGGGTCTGGGTGGGCGCACGGCCCCAcgccccccatctcccccagtGCAAACCCAAAGACAAGCGCCCGGCGTACCAAAGCCTCGAACCCAGCTcgccgccggcaccggggggcacgGACCCCCGGGTGGACAGGCACTACCCCACggcccccccgtgcccaccgggggggggctgcggggcgctggGCCCCTTCGACGCGTCGGGGCCGGATGGTGACGGCCCCCTGGGGGGCGACGGGGGCCGGTTTCCCTGCCCGCCCAGCATCCACACCAAGCTGAAGAAGACGTGGCTGACGCGGCACTCGGAGCAGTCGGTGCCAAGGTGCAAAGGGGGCCGGAGGGACGGCCCCGAGGGAGCCGGCGAGGGCAAGCGCTCGGCCAAACGCCCCCACGGCGCCGCCGACGGGCACCGCGGTGCCGCcgaaggggctggagcagccaaACGGGGAGCCAAGGCCACCGAGCGCCCGGGTGGCACCGAGCACCAGGGTGGCACCGAGCACCTGGGTGGCACCAGGAGCGGAGGGGTCCCGGCGGAGAGGacagagctgggagagggag GCCCCCCAGTCTGTGCCGGCCAGGCTGGCCCGGAGCCGTGGTGCCTGCAGAGCGTGCCCTGCACCGCCCTGCCCAAGAGCATCCCGCGGTGCTGCGCCTGCGCtgcccgggctgcggggagccctgGGGATGAAGACGAGGATGAGGAGCTCGCGGAGAgcacctgcaggctgctgcGCTTCCGCAG GCTCGCCTTCGGGGACGGCGGGGAGCTGAGCGTCGACGGCTTCTGCACGGTGGACGAGGCGgagggggaggcggcggggctggaGGCGGCGGAGGGccggggcaggagcagcggcagcagcctctgcctggCCAAGTACCTGCTCTCGGTGCTGGGGGGCCCCTTCTGCGCCGCCGTCCGCAGGGACAGGGGCGCGTGGCTGGGAGCCCACGGCCAGCCCGGGG GGCTGACGGCTTGGAGGCGCGGGGAGGGAGCCCCCCGGCTCTGCGACGCCTGCCAGCGCCGCTGCTTCAACTCGCACTGGAGCTGCGCCGCGTGCGGCTTCCAGCTGTGCCCCGAGTGCCACCGCGGCCGGCAGCAGGAGGACGGGCACG GGACGGCCGCGCGCTCTCTCACAGGGGACCCGGCACGGCCGCAGCGCTGCGCCCCGGGGCACGACCACGACCCGGCGGCCCTCGTCCCCACGCAGTTCGTCCCCACTCGTG tcctgGCCCGgctctggcagctgctgcacgAGGCGCGCGCCAAGTTCGACGTCAAGTGGCACTGTCCCTGCGGGGTGGGGGACACCGAGCAGGGGCcggcggagccccccgggggcagGCAG GAGAAGATGGGGAGCGTGGCCCCCCCCCTCGTGCCCAGCACCAACGGCGAAACCACGGCCAGAGCCATCAAGGAAG AGAGCCCCGAgggggggccgccggggcctccgccgccgccgcccccccggggggccgTGCAGACAGCCACCCTCTGCGACCTCCTCGCCTCCACCGCCGTCAAGCTGTGCCTGGGGCACAACGGGGTGCGCATGGCCTTCGCCCCCGTCGCGCCCCCTTTGCCCAGC GACAATCGCCTGACCAGCATCCTGGACAGCATCATCGCCCGCGTGGTGGAGAGGAAGATCCAGGAGAGGCACGCGGGCTGCGAGCTcagctgccccggcccccccggcccccccgggacccccgggacccccgttTCCCACTGCATtctggccccgggggggctgctgtggctgcaggacCCCGGCCACGCCACCAACTACCGGCTCTTCCAGGAGCACTGGCGGCAAGGCCAG CCCGTCCTGGtttcagggctggagaagaggctggACGGGAGGCTGTGGGGGCCCGAATCCTtccgcccccccgggggggagcaggaggtggaggCGGTGAACCTGCGGGCGCAGCAGCGGCGCGTCAGGATGGGCAGCGGGCGCTTCTGGGACGGCTTCGCCGCCAGCGCGA CCTGCCCGGTGCCGGAGCAGGGCGCTGGGGACGTCTTGAAGCTGGAGAGTGGCTTTGGGGACATGCAGCTGTGCCG GGCCACCAACCTGAGCTCCAGCCTGCCTCTGCCCGAGTACTGCGGCCCCCACGGGCGCCTCAACCTGGCCTCCTACCTGCGGGGCGAGCGGGGTCGCCGCTGGCTGCGCCCCCGCGTGTGCGCGGCGTACG GTGTGCATCCCCAGGATGGCAGCGTCGGCACCAAGAACCTGACGGTGGAGGCAGCCGACACCATCAGCGTCCTGGTGCACGCCGCCGCGCGGCACGGTAGGG AGCCGCTGCTGCACGCCGAGGAGGACGGCATGGacgagctgctgcaggagaggctgCGGGGTGCCGGCAGCCGGCCTGGTGCCCTGTGGCACATCTTCCGCGCCGAGGACGCCGGCCGCATCCAGGATTTCCTGCGCAAGGTGGACCAAAGGCGAGGGGGGGTGGCTGAGGACCCCCCCGGGCTCTACCTGGACCCGGAgctgcggcggcggctgcgggaggaGTGCGGGGTGAGCGCCTGGaccctgctgcagtgcctgggggACGCAGTGCTGGTCCCCGCCGGGGCTCCGCACCAG GTGCAGAACCTCACCAGCACCATCGCCGTGGAGCAGCGGTTCCTGTCCCCGGAGAGCGCCGCCCGCCTCGGGGACCACGGCACCGGTCCCCCGGGGGCCGCACGCTGGCTCCGGGCTCAG CTGGATGGCATGATCCTGGCCGCCGTGCGGGAGGCCGTGGGCgtcctgcagggctgcaggtga
- the HR gene encoding lysine-specific demethylase hairless isoform X3 encodes MASEARMGEAAPRWRRAPEAAQDPRGLESSAVPGVLPRSAATDPALGGYQEPPKLSYSPGLAADKGCPWRGSEGCVEPAGLPLGCPYPPAPQRLRDALCLPKDSAELPLLLAPRNGQPKEPPRWAEAVLAPLALYSHAYHRYPLPFPAADTQRPGKPRGDGDPPAFRSCPFLVEAKHSPFLLSSLLPPGPPPEPGFGGGGPEGPVGDGRFAGTDWRLGPFVPAWGAQPLYLGVPLRCKAAPGAFGESCSSGSKEFYPKKEPGFHLQAEDQEQLPGGGQPGHGGDGEGDTGVPQPPGAPWRDGRAGDLPAAPPPHPHTPPLSTAPPLLLPQPSVAAGGVWVGARPHAPHLPQCKPKDKRPAYQSLEPSSPPAPGGTDPRVDRHYPTAPPCPPGGGCGALGPFDASGPDGDGPLGGDGGRFPCPPSIHTKLKKTWLTRHSEQSVPRCKGGRRDGPEGAGEGKRSAKRPHGAADGHRGAAEGAGAAKRGAKATERPGGTEHQGGTEHLGGTRSGGVPAERTELGEGGPPVCAGQAGPEPWCLQSVPCTALPKSIPRCCACAARAAGSPGDEDEDEELAESTCRLLRFRRLAFGDGGELSVDGFCTVDEAEGEAAGLEAAEGRGRSSGSSLCLAKYLLSVLGGPFCAAVRRDRGAWLGAHGQPGGLTAWRRGEGAPRLCDACQRRCFNSHWSCAACGFQLCPECHRGRQQEDGHGDPARPQRCAPGHDHDPAALVPTQFVPTRVLARLWQLLHEARAKFDVKWHCPCGVGDTEQGPAEPPGGRQEKMGSVAPPLVPSTNGETTARAIKEESPEGGPPGPPPPPPPRGAVQTATLCDLLASTAVKLCLGHNGVRMAFAPVAPPLPSDNRLTSILDSIIARVVERKIQERHAGCELSCPGPPGPPGTPGTPVSHCILAPGGLLWLQDPGHATNYRLFQEHWRQGQPVLVSGLEKRLDGRLWGPESFRPPGGEQEVEAVNLRAQQRRVRMGSGRFWDGFAASATCPVPEQGAGDVLKLESGFGDMQLCRATNLSSSLPLPEYCGPHGRLNLASYLRGERGRRWLRPRVCAAYGVHPQDGSVGTKNLTVEAADTISVLVHAAARHGREPLLHAEEDGMDELLQERLRGAGSRPGALWHIFRAEDAGRIQDFLRKVDQRRGGVAEDPPGLYLDPELRRRLREECGVSAWTLLQCLGDAVLVPAGAPHQVQNLTSTIAVEQRFLSPESAARLGDHGTGPPGAARWLRAQLDGMILAAVREAVGVLQGCR; translated from the exons ATGGCCAGCGAGGCGAGGATGGGGGAGGCCGCGCCGCGCTGGAGGAGAGCCCCGGAGGCAGCGCAGGACCCCCGGGGGCTGGAGAGCAGCGCGGTGCCGGGGGTCCTGCCCCGGAGCGCGGCCACCGACCCGGCCCTGGGGGGCTACCAGGAGCCCCCCAAGCTGAGCTACAGCCCTGGGCTGGCCGCGGACAAGGGCTGCCCCTGGAGGGGCTCCGAGGGCTGCGTGGAGCCGGCCGGCCTCCCGCTGGGCTGCCCCTAcccgccggccccgcagcgcctgcGGGACGCCCTGTGCCTCCCCAAGGACTCCGCCgagctgccgctgctgctggcgcCCAGGAACGGGCAGCCCAAGGAGCCCCCGCGGTGGGCTGAAGCCGTTTTGGCCCCCCTGGCTCTCTACAGCCATGCGTACCACCGCTACCCCCTGCCCTTCCCGGCCGCGGACACCCAGCGCCCCGGCAAGccccgcggggacggggaccccccGGCTTTCCGCAGCTGCCCCTTCCTGGTGGAGGCCAAGCACAGCCCCTTCCTCCTGTCCTCGctgctcccccccggccccccgccagAGCCCGGATTTGGTGGCGGGGGGCCGGAGGGTCCCGTGGGCGACGGGCGCTTCGCCGGCACCGACTGGCGCCTGGGTCCCTTCGTGCCGGCCTGGGGGGCGCAGCCCCTCTACCTGGGGGTCCCGCTGAGGTGCAAGGCGGCTCCGGGCGCCTTCGGTGAGAGCTGCAGCTCGGGGAGCAAG GAGTTTTACCCGAAGAAGGAGCCCGGCTTCCACCTCCAGGCCGAGGACCAGGAGCAGCTgccgggcggggggcagccAGGGCACGGCGGAGACggggagggggacacgggggtccCGCAGCCACCGGGTGCCCCGTGGAGGGATGGCAGAGCGGGGGACCTCCCGGCAGcaccccctcctcatcctcacaCCCCCCCGCTCAGCACCGCAccccccctgctcctcccacAGCCCAGCGTGGCCGCAGGGGGGGTCTGGGTGGGCGCACGGCCCCAcgccccccatctcccccagtGCAAACCCAAAGACAAGCGCCCGGCGTACCAAAGCCTCGAACCCAGCTcgccgccggcaccggggggcacgGACCCCCGGGTGGACAGGCACTACCCCACggcccccccgtgcccaccgggggggggctgcggggcgctggGCCCCTTCGACGCGTCGGGGCCGGATGGTGACGGCCCCCTGGGGGGCGACGGGGGCCGGTTTCCCTGCCCGCCCAGCATCCACACCAAGCTGAAGAAGACGTGGCTGACGCGGCACTCGGAGCAGTCGGTGCCAAGGTGCAAAGGGGGCCGGAGGGACGGCCCCGAGGGAGCCGGCGAGGGCAAGCGCTCGGCCAAACGCCCCCACGGCGCCGCCGACGGGCACCGCGGTGCCGCcgaaggggctggagcagccaaACGGGGAGCCAAGGCCACCGAGCGCCCGGGTGGCACCGAGCACCAGGGTGGCACCGAGCACCTGGGTGGCACCAGGAGCGGAGGGGTCCCGGCGGAGAGGacagagctgggagagggag GCCCCCCAGTCTGTGCCGGCCAGGCTGGCCCGGAGCCGTGGTGCCTGCAGAGCGTGCCCTGCACCGCCCTGCCCAAGAGCATCCCGCGGTGCTGCGCCTGCGCtgcccgggctgcggggagccctgGGGATGAAGACGAGGATGAGGAGCTCGCGGAGAgcacctgcaggctgctgcGCTTCCGCAG GCTCGCCTTCGGGGACGGCGGGGAGCTGAGCGTCGACGGCTTCTGCACGGTGGACGAGGCGgagggggaggcggcggggctggaGGCGGCGGAGGGccggggcaggagcagcggcagcagcctctgcctggCCAAGTACCTGCTCTCGGTGCTGGGGGGCCCCTTCTGCGCCGCCGTCCGCAGGGACAGGGGCGCGTGGCTGGGAGCCCACGGCCAGCCCGGGG GGCTGACGGCTTGGAGGCGCGGGGAGGGAGCCCCCCGGCTCTGCGACGCCTGCCAGCGCCGCTGCTTCAACTCGCACTGGAGCTGCGCCGCGTGCGGCTTCCAGCTGTGCCCCGAGTGCCACCGCGGCCGGCAGCAGGAGGACGGGCACG GGGACCCGGCACGGCCGCAGCGCTGCGCCCCGGGGCACGACCACGACCCGGCGGCCCTCGTCCCCACGCAGTTCGTCCCCACTCGTG tcctgGCCCGgctctggcagctgctgcacgAGGCGCGCGCCAAGTTCGACGTCAAGTGGCACTGTCCCTGCGGGGTGGGGGACACCGAGCAGGGGCcggcggagccccccgggggcagGCAG GAGAAGATGGGGAGCGTGGCCCCCCCCCTCGTGCCCAGCACCAACGGCGAAACCACGGCCAGAGCCATCAAGGAAG AGAGCCCCGAgggggggccgccggggcctccgccgccgccgcccccccggggggccgTGCAGACAGCCACCCTCTGCGACCTCCTCGCCTCCACCGCCGTCAAGCTGTGCCTGGGGCACAACGGGGTGCGCATGGCCTTCGCCCCCGTCGCGCCCCCTTTGCCCAGC GACAATCGCCTGACCAGCATCCTGGACAGCATCATCGCCCGCGTGGTGGAGAGGAAGATCCAGGAGAGGCACGCGGGCTGCGAGCTcagctgccccggcccccccggcccccccgggacccccgggacccccgttTCCCACTGCATtctggccccgggggggctgctgtggctgcaggacCCCGGCCACGCCACCAACTACCGGCTCTTCCAGGAGCACTGGCGGCAAGGCCAG CCCGTCCTGGtttcagggctggagaagaggctggACGGGAGGCTGTGGGGGCCCGAATCCTtccgcccccccgggggggagcaggaggtggaggCGGTGAACCTGCGGGCGCAGCAGCGGCGCGTCAGGATGGGCAGCGGGCGCTTCTGGGACGGCTTCGCCGCCAGCGCGA CCTGCCCGGTGCCGGAGCAGGGCGCTGGGGACGTCTTGAAGCTGGAGAGTGGCTTTGGGGACATGCAGCTGTGCCG GGCCACCAACCTGAGCTCCAGCCTGCCTCTGCCCGAGTACTGCGGCCCCCACGGGCGCCTCAACCTGGCCTCCTACCTGCGGGGCGAGCGGGGTCGCCGCTGGCTGCGCCCCCGCGTGTGCGCGGCGTACG GTGTGCATCCCCAGGATGGCAGCGTCGGCACCAAGAACCTGACGGTGGAGGCAGCCGACACCATCAGCGTCCTGGTGCACGCCGCCGCGCGGCACGGTAGGG AGCCGCTGCTGCACGCCGAGGAGGACGGCATGGacgagctgctgcaggagaggctgCGGGGTGCCGGCAGCCGGCCTGGTGCCCTGTGGCACATCTTCCGCGCCGAGGACGCCGGCCGCATCCAGGATTTCCTGCGCAAGGTGGACCAAAGGCGAGGGGGGGTGGCTGAGGACCCCCCCGGGCTCTACCTGGACCCGGAgctgcggcggcggctgcgggaggaGTGCGGGGTGAGCGCCTGGaccctgctgcagtgcctgggggACGCAGTGCTGGTCCCCGCCGGGGCTCCGCACCAG GTGCAGAACCTCACCAGCACCATCGCCGTGGAGCAGCGGTTCCTGTCCCCGGAGAGCGCCGCCCGCCTCGGGGACCACGGCACCGGTCCCCCGGGGGCCGCACGCTGGCTCCGGGCTCAG CTGGATGGCATGATCCTGGCCGCCGTGCGGGAGGCCGTGGGCgtcctgcagggctgcaggtga